One genomic segment of Mycolicibacterium chubuense NBB4 includes these proteins:
- a CDS encoding DUF4191 domain-containing protein, giving the protein MAKSRNPAEAKAAKAEAKAARKAASKQRRGQLWQAFQIQRKEDKRLLPYMIGAFVLIVAASVAAGLYAGGFTMYMMIPLGIVLGALVAFIIFGRRAQKSVYRKAEGQTGAAAWALDNLRGKWRVTPGVAATGHFDAVHRVIGRPGVIFVGEGSPGRVKPLLAQEKKRTARLIGDTPIYDIIIGNGEGEVPLSKLERHLNKLPANITAKQMDSLESRLAALGTKMGPAAMPKGPLPGGAKMRGVQRTVRRR; this is encoded by the coding sequence ATGGCGAAATCGCGTAACCCGGCGGAAGCCAAGGCCGCCAAGGCCGAGGCGAAGGCTGCCCGCAAGGCGGCGTCCAAGCAGCGGCGCGGCCAGTTGTGGCAGGCGTTCCAGATCCAGCGCAAAGAGGACAAGCGTCTTCTGCCCTACATGATCGGCGCGTTTGTGCTGATCGTGGCCGCGTCGGTGGCCGCGGGCCTCTACGCCGGCGGGTTCACGATGTACATGATGATCCCGCTCGGCATCGTGCTCGGGGCACTGGTCGCCTTCATCATCTTCGGCCGACGGGCCCAGAAGTCGGTGTATCGCAAGGCCGAGGGCCAGACCGGCGCGGCCGCGTGGGCGCTGGACAACCTGCGCGGCAAGTGGCGCGTCACCCCCGGCGTCGCGGCCACCGGACACTTCGACGCCGTGCACCGTGTGATCGGGCGCCCCGGCGTGATCTTCGTCGGCGAGGGCTCACCGGGGCGGGTCAAGCCGCTGCTGGCGCAGGAGAAGAAGCGCACCGCCAGGCTCATCGGCGACACCCCGATCTACGACATCATCATCGGCAACGGCGAGGGTGAGGTGCCGCTCTCCAAGCTGGAACGCCACCTGAACAAGCTGCCGGCGAACATCACGGCCAAGCAGATGGATTCCCTCGAGTCCCGGCTCGCCGCGCTGGGGACCAAGATGGGCCCGGCGGCGATGCCGAAGGGTCCGCTGCCGGGAGGCGCGAAAATGCGCGGCGTGCAACGCACCGTCCGGAGGCGATGA
- the lipA gene encoding lipoyl synthase produces the protein MSVDPGNRRLLRLEVRNAQTPIERKPSWIKTRAKMGPEYKELKGLVRREGLHTVCEEAGCPNIYECWEDREATFLIGGEQCTRRCDFCQIDTGKPAELDRDEPRRVAESVAAMGLRYSTVTGVARDDLPDGGAWLYAETVRAIKKLNPNTGVELLIPDFNADPALLEQVFESRPEVLAHNVETVPRIFKRIRPGFRYERSLSVITMARDYGLVTKSNLILGMGETPEEVRAALRDLHDAGCDIVTITQYLRPSARHHPVERWVHPDEFVDHERYAAEIGFAGVLAGPLVRSSYRAGRLYAQTIASRSPGAATSHSGAASAATSHSVS, from the coding sequence GTGAGTGTCGACCCCGGTAACCGCAGACTGCTCCGGCTCGAGGTGCGCAACGCGCAGACGCCGATCGAGCGCAAACCGTCGTGGATCAAGACCCGGGCCAAGATGGGTCCGGAGTACAAGGAGCTCAAGGGTCTGGTCCGCCGCGAAGGGCTGCACACCGTGTGTGAGGAAGCCGGCTGCCCCAACATCTACGAATGCTGGGAAGACCGCGAGGCCACTTTCCTGATCGGCGGTGAGCAGTGCACCCGTCGCTGTGACTTCTGCCAGATCGACACCGGCAAGCCGGCCGAACTCGACCGCGACGAACCCCGCCGCGTCGCCGAGAGCGTGGCCGCGATGGGCCTGCGCTACTCCACGGTGACGGGGGTGGCCCGCGACGACCTGCCCGACGGCGGGGCCTGGCTCTACGCCGAGACGGTGCGCGCCATCAAGAAACTCAACCCGAACACCGGCGTCGAGTTGCTCATCCCGGATTTCAACGCCGACCCCGCGCTGCTCGAGCAGGTCTTCGAGTCGCGGCCGGAAGTGTTGGCGCACAACGTCGAAACTGTCCCGCGGATCTTCAAGCGGATCCGGCCGGGGTTCCGCTACGAGCGCAGCCTCTCGGTGATCACCATGGCTCGCGACTACGGGCTGGTGACCAAATCCAACCTGATCCTCGGCATGGGCGAGACACCCGAGGAGGTCCGCGCCGCGCTGCGCGACCTGCACGACGCCGGCTGCGACATCGTCACGATCACCCAGTACCTGCGGCCGTCGGCGCGGCACCACCCGGTGGAACGCTGGGTCCACCCCGACGAGTTCGTCGACCACGAGCGCTACGCCGCCGAGATCGGTTTCGCCGGTGTGCTGGCCGGGCCGCTGGTGCGGTCGTCCTACCGGGCCGGCCGGCTGTATGCGCAGACGATCGCGTCGCGGTCGCCCGGAGCGGCGACATCGCACTCCGGAGCGGCTTCGGCCGCGACATCACACTCCGTATCCTGA
- the lipB gene encoding lipoyl(octanoyl) transferase LipB, which yields MAAASIRSSDAPVQVRRCGVVDYQQAWDLQRELADARAAGGPDTLLLLQHPPVYTAGRRTLPEERPVDGTPVVETDRGGKITWHGPGQLVGYPIIGLAEPLDVVNFVRRLEESLITVCAGLGLQTGRVEGRSGVWVPASEDRPARKVAAIGIRVARSTTLHGFALNCDCDLGAFGSIVPCGIADAGVTSLTAELGRQVGVDDVVDRVAEAVCDVLDGRLAVSANAVASMQ from the coding sequence ATGGCGGCGGCATCGATCCGGTCGAGCGACGCACCGGTGCAGGTACGCCGGTGCGGCGTCGTCGACTACCAGCAAGCGTGGGACCTCCAGCGCGAACTGGCCGACGCCCGCGCCGCCGGTGGCCCCGACACGCTTCTGCTGCTCCAGCATCCCCCGGTCTACACGGCGGGCCGGCGCACGCTGCCCGAAGAGCGTCCGGTGGACGGGACGCCGGTGGTGGAAACCGATCGCGGCGGCAAGATCACCTGGCACGGGCCGGGGCAGCTCGTCGGATACCCGATCATCGGATTGGCCGAGCCGCTCGATGTGGTGAATTTCGTTCGGCGCCTTGAGGAGTCGTTGATCACCGTGTGCGCGGGGCTGGGCTTGCAGACGGGTCGCGTGGAGGGACGCTCCGGCGTGTGGGTGCCCGCATCCGAGGACCGGCCCGCTCGCAAGGTGGCCGCGATCGGCATCCGCGTCGCGCGTTCGACGACACTGCACGGCTTCGCGTTGAACTGCGACTGTGACCTCGGCGCGTTCGGGTCGATCGTGCCCTGCGGCATCGCCGACGCCGGCGTGACGTCGCTGACCGCGGAATTGGGCAGGCAGGTCGGGGTCGACGACGTCGTCGACCGCGTCGCCGAGGCGGTGTGTGACGTGCTCGACGGTCGGCTCGCGGTGTCGGCGAACGCAGTAGCATCGATGCAGTGA
- a CDS encoding TIGR01777 family oxidoreductase, which produces MPSDSVVAIAGSSGLIGTALVYALRATDHRVLRIVRRAPSNADEVFWNPDTGEFDPDTLRGVDAVVNLCGVNVGEKRWSGAFKQSLRDSRIGPTEVLSNAVVEAGVPVLVNASGVGYYGNSGSTPVDETAPPGSNFLARLAVDWETATTAASDAGVRVVLTRTGLVMAPSGGMLARLRPLFALGLGARLGNGRQYLSWISLEDQVRAMLFAIGHDDVSGPVNFTGPAPVTNAEFTTALGRTVNRPTPFVVPGFALRAVLGEFADEGALGGQRAIPAALERAGFRFHHNTIGEALAFATAPNRE; this is translated from the coding sequence ATGCCCTCGGATTCGGTCGTCGCGATAGCGGGCTCCTCCGGTCTGATCGGTACGGCGCTGGTGTACGCGCTGCGCGCCACCGATCACCGGGTTCTGCGCATCGTGCGGCGCGCCCCGTCGAACGCCGACGAGGTGTTCTGGAACCCCGACACCGGCGAGTTCGACCCGGACACGCTGCGCGGGGTGGACGCCGTCGTGAACCTGTGCGGCGTCAACGTCGGCGAGAAGCGCTGGTCGGGGGCGTTCAAGCAGAGCCTGCGGGACAGCCGCATCGGCCCGACGGAGGTGCTGTCCAACGCCGTCGTCGAGGCCGGGGTCCCGGTGCTCGTCAACGCCAGTGGGGTCGGCTACTACGGCAACAGCGGCAGCACACCGGTGGACGAGACCGCGCCGCCGGGATCGAACTTCCTGGCCCGGCTCGCCGTGGACTGGGAGACCGCCACGACCGCCGCCTCCGATGCCGGCGTCCGGGTGGTGCTGACGCGCACCGGCCTGGTGATGGCGCCGTCGGGAGGAATGCTCGCTCGGCTGCGGCCGCTCTTCGCGCTGGGACTGGGCGCACGGCTGGGCAACGGCCGGCAATACCTGTCCTGGATCAGCCTCGAGGACCAGGTGCGCGCGATGCTGTTCGCGATCGGCCACGACGACGTGTCCGGGCCGGTGAACTTCACTGGGCCCGCCCCGGTGACCAACGCCGAGTTCACCACCGCGCTCGGCCGCACCGTCAACCGGCCCACCCCGTTCGTCGTCCCCGGGTTCGCCCTGCGCGCGGTACTCGGCGAGTTCGCCGACGAGGGAGCGCTCGGAGGCCAGCGGGCCATCCCGGCCGCGCTGGAGCGGGCGGGGTTCCGGTTCCACCACAACACCATCGGCGAGGCGCTGGCGTTCGCCACCGCCCCCAACCGTGAGTAG